One Apium graveolens cultivar Ventura unplaced genomic scaffold, ASM990537v1 ctg876, whole genome shotgun sequence genomic window carries:
- the LOC141705307 gene encoding uncharacterized protein LOC141705307 has protein sequence MDKSWISKDRDSLEFEIGVEEFLIFAEENYKDPKRIPCPCGRCVNFKKFSTKIIRGHIYYHGFSLGYVDWIWHEEKSTRSTRSSIGSTGPASDQPIEHFVASETVEVCEAAFNSGNYDKDSYDFQRFVVDAEQPLFEGSGCTKLESMLKLHNWKTRFGISDTAFTELLSSVGSILPKDNVLPPNAYEAKKTLSDLSLVYIKIHSCPNDCILYRGIHSDASQCPHCKLSRWKVRKNGQLRVNVPAKVMWYFPIIPRFKRLFKSPSTAELMTWHANQRINDDKMRHPADSPSWRNIDYRWPAFGSESRNIRLALSVDGSNPHTNGLVNRYTCWPVVLVTYNLPPWLCMKRKFMMVSVLVPGPHEPGNNIDVYLQPLIDDLKKLWEEGEPNVYDAYSKSYFTLKAILLWTINDFPAYGNLSGCVKSCPICGDDTVAKYLSHSRKMCFQGHRRYLPRQHPYRRQKAAFNGQQELGNACQPLSGEEVLARQERIDFCFGKEVKKSKKVECPWKKKSVYFELEYWKYHHVRHCLDVMHIEKNVCDNLLGTLLNMRKSKDSEAARRDMIDMGVRHDLAPQVGEKKTYLPPSPFTLSKVEKKKVLNSFLSMKLPSGHGSNIKNCVSMSDLKIYGLKSHDCHILLQQLLPVAIRSVLPKNVRVTIIRLCLFFNALCSKVVNVSKLDKLQSYVIITLCDLEKYSLHHFLM, from the coding sequence ATGGATAAGTCGTGGATATCGAAAGATAGGGATTCTTTAGAATTTGAAATTGGCGTCGAAGAATTCTTGATTTTCGCTGAAGAAAATTATAAAGATCCTAAAAGAATTCCTTGTCCATGTGGTCGATGtgtgaattttaaaaaattctcaaCCAAAATCATAAGGGGACATATCTACTATCATGGTTTTAGTTTGGGGTATgttgattggatttggcatgaaGAAAAATCTACTAGGAGTACTAGGTCTTCTATAGGTAGTACAGGTCCTGCTTCAGACCAACCTATAGAGCACTTTGTTGCATCAGAAACcgttgaagtttgtgaagcggCTTTTAATTCGGGTAATTACGATAAGGATTCATATGATTTTCAGAGGTTTGTTGTTGATGCGGAACAACCGTTGTTTGAGGGCAGCGGGTGCACAAAGTTAGAGTCAATGTTAAAATTGCACAACTGGAAAACTAGGTTTGGTATTAGCGACACTGCCTTTACTGAGCTGCTCTCTTCAGTTGGCTCGATCCTTCCCAAAGATAATGTGTTGCCTCCTAACGCATATGAAGCGAAGAAAACTTTATCCGATTTAAGTCTAGTGTATATAAAAATTCATTCGTGTCCCAATGATTGTATACTGTATAGGGGCATACATTCTGATGCTTCTCAGTGTCCTCATTGCAAGCTGTCACGTTGGAAAGTACGGAAGAATGGCCAACTTAGGGTCAATGTTCCAGCCAAGGTCATGTGGTATTTTCCTATAATTCCAAGATTTAAACGGTTATTTAAATCTCCCTCTACTGCTGAACTCATGACTTGGCATGCAAATCAGCGAATAAATGATGACAAGATGCGACATCCGGCCGACTCTCCTTCTTGGAGGAATATCGATTACCGGTGGCCTGCCTTTGGTAGTGAATCTAGGAATATTAGGTTGGCTTTATCAGTGGATGGTAGCAACCCGCATACTAATGGGTTAGTCAATCGATATACATGCTGGCCAGTAGTGTTGGTAACGTACAATCTTCCTCCGTGGTTATGCATGAAAAGGAAGTTCATGATGGTGTCAGTTTTAGTTCCTGGTCCACATGAGCCGGGAAATAACATCGACGTTTATTTACAGCCGTTGATTGATGATCTGAAAAAACTTTGGGAAGAAGGTGAACCAAACGTTTATGACGCCTATAGTAAATCATATTTCACTCTAAAAGCAATTTTATTGTGGACTATAAATGATTTTCCAGCATATGGAAACTTGTCAGGCTGCGTGAAGAGTTGTCCAATTTGTGGTGACGATACTGTGGCTAAATATTTAAGTCACAGTAGGAAGATGTGCTTCCAAGGTCATCGTCGTTATTTGCCTAGGCAGCACCCTTATAGGAGGCAGAAGGCGGCCTTTAACGGACAACAAGAGTTGGGGAACGCATGTCAACCCCTTTCCGGAGAAGAAGTGTTAGCGCGTCAGGAACGAATTGATTTTTGTTTTGGAAAAGAGGTGAAGAAGTCGAAGAAggtggaatgtccatggaagaaAAAATCTGTTTACTTTGAGTTAGAATATTGGAAATATCATCATGTTCGCCACTGTCTCGATGTTATGCACATCGAGAAAAATGTGTGTGATAATCTGCTTGGGACATTATTAAATATGCGAAAGTCAAAAGATAGTGAGGCGGCACGTCGTGATATGATTGATATGGGTGTTAGACATGATTTAGCTCCTCAAGTAGGAGAAAAGAAGACCTATCTGCCTCCTTCCCCTTTTACTTTATCGAAGGTTGAAAAAAAGAAAGTGTTGAACTCATTCTTGTCTATGAAACTTCCATCTGGACATGGATCAAACATAAAAAATTGTGTATCCATGTCTGATTTGAAGATATACGGGCTTAAGTCCCATGACTGCCATatccttctccaacaactccTCCCTGTTGCCATTCGATCCGTTCTCCCAAAAAATGTTAGGGTCACAATCATACGACTGTGCTTATTTTTTAATGCTTTATGCAGCAAAGTTGTCAATGTCTCGAAACTCGATAAATTGCAGTCATatgtaataataaccttatgcgaTCTAGAAAAATATTCCCTTCATCATTTTTTGATGTAA